The region CGATGGTGTCCCATTCGCCGGCGGCGGAACCGGTGCGCCAGTCGTCGGGTGCGTCCCAGGGCGACGGTGAGAGGCGGAACCGCCACGCGCCGTCGAGCGACTGCTCAGGGGCGTCGCTGCGCATGCGCGAGCGCGGTGCGATGGTGCCGTCACCCGGTCCGATGCGGGCGATGTCGATGCCGGCGGCGGGCATCACGCGACTGCCCCGATCGACAGATGCGAGGAGGGGAGCAGCGCCGCGGCCGCTTCGTCGAGGAAGAGGGTGACGCGCGGATGCTGTCGCAGGAAGGATGCCGGCACCGCCGGGCCGATCGGTCCGCGCACCGCCGCGGCGACGGCATCCGCCTTCGCCGCGCCCGCGGCGACCAGGACGATCTCGCGCGCGTCGAGGATCGTGCCCACGCCCTGCGTCACCGCCTGCGTGGGAACGTCGTCGGCGCTGTCGAAGAACCGGCTGTTGTCGGCGATCGTCTGCGGTGCGAGGTCGACCACCCGCGTGCGTGACGAATACGCCGACCCGGGTTCGTTGAACCCGATGTGCCCGTTCGAGCCGATGCCGAGGATCTGCAGGTCCACACCGCCGGCTGCCGCGATCGCGCGGTCGTACGCGGCCGCGGTGGTGTGCCGGTCGGCGGTCGCGCCGTGGGGAACGTGGACGCGGGCCGGGTCGAGGCCGAGCGGCTGCCTCGCGTCACGATCGATGACCGCGTGGTAGCTCTGCGGATGCCGCGGATCGATGCCGACGTACTCGTCGAGGGCGAATGCGGTGGCACCGCTCAGGTCGAGGCTGCGCACGACGTGCTCGTGCAGGGCGCGGTACAGCGGCTGAGGCGATGACCCCGTTGCGACGCCGAGCACCAGCCGCGGTCGGCGCGCCGCGACGGCGGCGACGAGATCGGCGGCGGCGGCACCGGCTGCGGCGGCGTCGGGCGAGACGAAGATCCTCATGACGGGTCCTTTCGGGCGAGGAGCGTGTCGACCTCGGGGTAGAGCACGGCGTCGGGTGAGAGCCCGCGGCGCGCGGCGAGCGCGAGCGCGAGGCGCTGCAGCGGCACGATGGCGGGGATAGGCGCCAGAGTCCGAGGCAGGGGAGTGAGGGCGACGACCGCGGGGGACGAGGCGAAGCGCTCCGGGCGATCGGTGAGCACGAGCGTCGCCACGCCGATGTCGCGCAGCCACGCTTCGAGCGACACCGCGCGGTCGAACATCGGGTCGGCCGTCGCGACGACGACCACGGACGAGTCCAGGCTGAGCCGGCGATGCGGACCGTGGGTGAACTCCTCGACGTCGTATGCGGAGGTCGCCACGAGCGCGATCTCGACGATCTTCAGCGCCGCCTCCTGGGCGGTCGCAAGGTGAGTCTGCGTCCCGACGATGTGCAGTCCGTCGGCGACGTCGACGGCGTCCGCGAACGACGCGATGGCCCCGGCACCGCCGTCGAGGGCGGTCCGTGTTGCGGCGGGGAGTTCGCCGATGCCGTCGATCGTCGTTCCGGCGAGCACGGCGGCGAGCCGGAGCAGAGTCACGACGGTCGTGGAGTAGCCTTTCGTCTTCGCGCCGACGTCTTCCGGTCCGGCCGAGATGTCGAGCACGACGTCGACCGGCGGCGCGTGCTCTGCGGCGCCAGTCACGAACACCGTCATCGCGCCGCGGCTGCGGGCGAGGTCGACAGCGTTCCGAACCAGCACGGAGCGCGCAGACTGGCTGATCGCAACCACGAGCGTGTGGTCGTCGAATCTCGAAGCCGGGAGGGCGAACACCGCCTCGGACGGGGTGAGCACCCGGACCTCGGCGCCCGGCAGGACGGTGGCGGCGAACGCCTCGACCGCGCGTGCCGCGAACGACGAGGTGCCGGAGCCGATGAACACGACGCGCTCCGCCCGTGCGCCGAGCGCGCGAAGCGCGACCACTGTCGAATCGGGCCACGCCTCGCTCGCGCGGGCGAGTGCTTCGGGCTGCTCGGTCATGAAGGCCTGGACTTTCGACACGGGAGGCTCACTCTCGGGGGCCGGTGCTGCGGAGTCCTCCGCGCGCGTGCGACGCGTGAAGACCTGGACGGTGAGGGGGATGGATGCGAGGAGGGCCAGAGCGATGACGGCGAACGCCAGCCGGACGTCGACGGCCTCGGCGACGAGTCCGATGACGGGCGGGCCGATCACGGTCGCCAGCGACGCCACCGACGCCACGGCCGCGACACTCGCCGCGGCACGCGGCTGCGCGGCGGCGAGCGACATGCTCACGGGCACGGCGAGTGCGGCGCCGAGCCCCCAGATCGCCGCCGCCGCCAGGGCCGCCGGGACCGACGGTGCGACGGCGACCAGCAGGACGCCGGAGACTGCGAGCGCGGTCGACGAGACCACCGACACCCGTCGCCCGACGCGGTCGATGAGCGGCCCGGTGAGCAGTCGACCGGCGGTCTGCGCGATGAGGAACGTCGACAGGGCTCCCGCGCCCACGGCCGCCTGCGCGCCGTGGCCGTCGACCACGGCGACGGCGAGCCAGTTGTTCGCGGCGCTCTCCGAGAGCGTCGCCGCGAAGACGATGCCGCCGAGCATGAGCACGGTGGGCGTCGTCCAGACCGAGCGGGGGAGGCGGATTCCGGCGGTGATGGTCGGAACTGCGCTGTCGGCGACGCTCGCGGTCGCCTGCCGGTGACCGGCATCCACCGTGATCAGCAGCTGCGCCGCGACTCGCAGTGCCGCAGCGATCACGGCGAGCGCGAGGAACTGCACGCCGATCGGGATGCCTGCCGCCGCTGCCACCCCGCCCAGGGCAGCGCCACCGGCTCCGGCGAGCGAGTAGAACGCGTGGAAGCGCGGAACGATGGTCTTGCCGGCGCGCGCTTCGGCGGCGGCGCCGAGCACGCCCTGGGGCACGTTGGTCAGGGCGAACGCCGCTCCGTGCACGACCCCGCCGAGGAGGAGCACCGCGAAGACGCCGAGCGTGGTCGCCGCAGCGAGCACGAGGTAGGCGGCGGCGAACGCGATGGTCGCGAGTCCGTACCCCCACCGCGCGCCGCGGCGCTCGACGAGGAGGCCGGCCAGAGACACCATGACCAGCGTGCCGAGGGCGTTCGCGAGCAGGAACGCCGCGATGCCCTCGGTGCCGGTGCCGACCGACGACCCGATCTCGGGAAGGCGCGCGTTCCACGAAGCCATCGAGAAGCCGTTGGTCGCATAGGCGAGGCCGACCGCGAGCGTCGTCGGCTGGATGCGGCGTGGGCTCCGCATCACGATGAGAAGGATGCCGCGGTCAGCGCCGTGCGCCGTCGCGCAAGGGCGAGCGCGCCGGCGGCCGGCGGCACGTCGAGCACGCGCACCGTCAAGTCGGATGCGCGTTCGCGCAGGGACGCGACGAGCGCGTCGGCGAGCATCGGCTGGGCGGTGATCACACCCCCGGCGGCGACGACGGTCGTTCCGGTCGCGCCCCGCGCGCGCACGGCCTGCACCATCTCGGCGAGATGCGCGCCCGAGCGGCGGATGACCTGCTTCGCGATCAGCGATCCCTCGTCGGCGGCGGCGAACACCTGGGGTGCGAATCCACCCCACAGGGTGTCGGACGGTGCTGCTTGGAAGCGCAGTGCGAGTTCGACGTGGTCGTCGGTGCCGAAGTGGCGCAGAAGCCTCCGCGCGGCCGGGTCGGCGAGCGACGCCGTGCCGTTGCGGTCGACCTCGCGCAGCACCGCGACGCAGAGCTGACGGGTGAGTCCCGGCGCGCTGGCGTCGTCGGCGATGAGCCAGCCATGGCCATCGGCGGCGATGGTCTCACCGCCTCGGCCGACGCCGACGACGGCCGACCCGGTGCCCGCGATGACGCAGATCGCGTCGTCGGCGCCGATGGCGGGGCCGAGCAGCACCGCGTCGTTCACCGCTTCGACGTGCCCGGCGAGGTGCGAGCGGAGTACCGCGGTCGCGTGCTGCTGCTGTGCGATGCTGTCGATGCCGTGCGCGCCGACGACTGTGCTGCCGGGCTCCCCGCCGACGGCATCGACCACGACCTGCGCGAGCCGGGCGAGGTTGCCATCGTGCTCGAAGATGCTGCCGCGGCGCCAGACGGCGCTGGCGACGACCACGTCGACGCCGTGGTCGGTCACGATGTGGGTCTTCGTGCCGCCGACGTCGACGCCGACGGCCGGGGCGCCCGGGGCAGGTGCAGTCGTGGATGCATCGTCACGCAAGGTAGAGCCCGCCCTTCACCTGCTCGATGACGAGCTGCCCCACTCCGATGACGGCGGCGCGCTCGCCGAGGGCGCCGATGACGATGCGCGGCGGATTGGGAATGCGGCCGCGGAGGCGGGTCTCGATCTCGGAGACGAGCACATCGGCGCGCGCGGGGAGCCTGCCCGAGAGGATGACCTCTGCGGTGTCGAGCACGACGGAGAGCGCCGCGATCGAGATCGCGATGTAGTCGAGCAGTTCGGCTGCCGGGTCGAGTGCGGTGGGCACGCCTTCGGCGTATTCGTCGAGGATCGAGATGCTCGAGTCGCGCCGTGCGCCGGGGGTGCGGGCGGCGCCGAGCGAGAGCACGCGGCTCTCGAGGTCGCCCGCCTCGTCGTAGGTGCGCGCGAACGCGGAGCGATCCGCGATGAGCGAGCCGATCTCGCCCGCGCCCGACCGGAAGCCGCGGAGCAGTCGGCCGTCGGCGACGATGCCCGCGCCGAGGCCGACGCCGAGGAGGAACGCGGCCATGTGCTGGCTGCCCTGCGCGGCGCCCCGAGCCCATTCGCCGACGGCGACGGCGTTCGCGTCGTTCTCGACGACGACGGGAAGCCCGCCGGTGCGCTCGGCGACACGATCGCGCAGCGGTACGCTGCTCCACCCGAGTTCGACGGAATGGCCGACGACGCCGCTCCGGTCGACGAGGCCCGGAACGGCGATGCCGACGCCCTGCGCCGGGGTGCCGCGCTCGGCGGCCGTGGCGATGAGATCCTCGACCGCCTGGAGCACGCCGTCGAGGCGGGACGTCGGGCTGAGCGCCCCGTCGGCCCCGCGCAGGGGAGTGTCGTGCGTGTGCGACACGGCCCCGTTCATGTCGATGAGGGCGCCCCGCGCGGTGTCGTCGGTGATGTCGATCGCGACGACCGTTCGACTTTCGCCGAGGAAGCGGTAGCGATGGGTCGGTCGCCCGATGCCTCCGTCTGCCTCACGCTCGACCGCGATCGTGCCCTCGTCGACGAGACGCGTGCAGAGGCGATGCACGGTCGCGCTGGCGAGGCCGGTCCGCTCGGTGATCTCGGCGCGGGTGAGGGGGCCGTGCTGCTCGAGCGCGTCGACGATCGCGGTGCGATTGAGCCGGGTGACCGTGTGGTTCGTGGCCGTCGCGCGAGCGGAGGTGGTGTCGCCCTCTCGCATGCTGACTCCTGTCGGGGGATCGTCCTCTAATAGATGCTTGCGATGAGATAAAAGCAGAACCGGAGGTCGATCTGCAAACAAACCCGCGAGTTTTCAGTCGAATGTGTCATTCATGTTTCGGCTGGTAACGAGTGAGTGAAGCATGTGTCGGATAGTTGATCTCGAATTGAACGACTAGATCTCAGAGTGATAAGAAATGGGAACGCACCACAGGACCTTCCCCTTCTCACTCACAGGAGTCGCCTTGCGATACACCCGACTTGCGACCGCCGTCACTGCAGTCGCCGCCCTCACAGCCCTCGCCGGATGCTCGTCGTCCAGCGCGGGCGATGGTCCCGCCACCCTTGAGTTCGTCATCTCGGGCGATCAGAACGGCGCGTACCAGGCGCTCGCCGACCGCTATTTCGAGGAGACGGGCGTGACCGTCGAGATCGTCGACGTGCCCTACGACGACCTGACCACGCGGCTCCGCAACGGCGCCCAGGCCGGCGATCTGCCGGCGCTCGCACGCACCGCGGGACTCGACCCGCTGTGGGAGGACGCTGCGATGGAGCTCGGCGACATCGCCGAGGCGCACGACATCATGGACGAGCTGATCGTCGAGGGCCCGGAGGGCCAGGTGCTGACGCTGCCCTCTGACCTGACCGCGGTCGGGCTGTACATCAACAAGTCGCTGTTCGACGAGGCCGGAGTCTCGTACCCGACCGACGAGTCCGACATCTGGACGTGGGACGAGTACCTCGCCGCGCTCACCGAGGTCGTCGAGAACACCGACGCGCAGTACGGCATGGTGATGGACGGATCGGTTCACCGTCTGCGCTCGATGCTGTACCAGTTCGGGTCCAACGGCGACTACTACCAGGAGGACGGCGAGTTCGTCATGGGCGAGGGCACCGAAGAGGCGCTCCAGACCTTCTCCGACATCAACGACGACAAGATGATGCCGCGATCGGTGTGGCTGTCGGGTGACGACGCGAGTGCACTCTTCCAGTCCGGCCGCATCGCCGCCTACTACTCGGGCGTCTGGCAGATCTCGTCGTTCAACGAGTCGATCACGGCGTTCGACTGGCTGCCGGTCTACATGCCGTACGAGACCGAGCGTGCGACCAACATCGGCACGAACTGGATCGTCGGCTTCGAGGGAACCGGCGTCGAGGAGGAGACGCAGGACTTCATCGACTGGATGTACACGGCTGAGAACTACGCGCAGCTCAGTGCCGATGCGAGCTTCCTTCCCGTGATCGAAGGGCTCGAGGTCCCGTACGAGCAGAACGCCGAGTACCTCGATCTGTACAACCACGAGATCGCCGCGGCGAACGAGCTCTCGTTCCTGCAGACCCGCTCGATGGTGGAGTTCGCGTACGACGGCGTGGCCCTCGACAGCGAGCCGCTGACCACCGAGATCCCGGCGTTCCTCAACGGCGAGCAGTCGCTCGACGACACCATCACCGCAGTCGAGTCCGGCATGGACGCGCTCGTCAACGGCTGACACCCGCGGGTGGGCGGACTCCGCGTCCGCCCACCCGCCCCCACTCATCACCTCCCGCCGAACAGGAGACCCCCGTGACCGTCACCGTTTCCCCGCCGAGCCCGCGGGTCCGCCGGCACCACCCGCCCGCGCTGCGGCGCCGCGGCCCGCGTCGCAACCGGCACATCTTCGCCCCGACGGTGCTCGTCGGCGCTGCGGCGATCCTGTTCGTGATCTTCTTCCTCTGGCCCGCGGTCCTCGGGCTGAGCTACTCGTTCACGGACTATCGCGGCGTCGGCAGTCCCGACTTCATCGGCTTCGCCAACTACGCGGAGCTGTTCGCCGACCCCGACTTCTACCGAGCACTCGGGCGCACGTTCCTGTTCGTCGCGATGAGCGTGCCCGTCGGCTTCGTGCTGTCGCTCACCCTCGCAGTGCTGCTCGTGAACCCCCACACCAAGGGCAAGCCGGTCGCCCGCCTCGTGTTCTTCCTGCCGTGGCTCATCTCTCCGATCGTCGCCGGGGTCACCTGGCGGTGGCTCTTCGGCGAGAGCTTCGGCATCGTCAACTACGCCATCTCGCAACTCGGCGGCAATCCGCTGCAGTGGTCGACGAACGGCACGCTCGCGCTCATCGTGATCGTCCTCGCCGCCGCGTGGGGCGGTGCGGCCTTCAACATGCTGCTGTTCATGGCGGCGATCCGGAATGTGCCCGCGTCGTATTACGAGGCCGCGGCGCTCGACGGGGCGAACGGCTGGCAGCGCTTCCGCCACATCACGCTGCCGAGCATCGCTCCGACCTCGTTCATGGTCATCCTGCTGTCGACCATCGGCTCGATGAAGGAGTTCGCTCTGATCCAGGCGCTCAGCGGCGGCGGACCCGGCACCGAGAACCGCCTCATCGTCCAGTACATCTACGAGACCGGGTTCGAGTTCGCCCGAGTCGGATACGCCAGCGCGGTCTCGATGGTGCTGATGGTCATCCTCATCGTCATGGCCGTCATCCAGCTCGGCATCGACCGCCGTGCGAGCCGCGACCTCGCGTGACCCGGACCCCAGAAAAGAGACGATCATGACCCTCACCTCGGTTCCGCCCACCACAGAGGCTGTCGTCGCCTCCGCCCCCGCGCAGGTCGACACGGCGCCAGCCCCGGGGAGGCGTCGCGTCCCGTGGCGCGTGCGCTTCACGCGGTCCGCACTGCCGACCGCGGCGATGTGGATCCTCGCGGCGCTGTTCCTCGTGCCGATCCTGTGGCTGATCCTGAGCTCTCTCAAGCCGGCCGGCGAGCTGTTCACCTTCCCGCTGAGCGTCTTCCCCGAGAACCCGACCCTCGAGAACTACGCCGGCGCGTGGGAGAAGATCGACTTCGCGCGGTACGTCGGCAACACCGCTCTCGTGGCCACCGTCACCACCGCGCTCACCGTCTTCGTGAGCGCCTGCACGGGCTACGCGCTCGCGAAGTACCAGTCCTGGGTGCTCCGCGCACTGTTCATCTGCTTCCTCGCGACGACCATGCTCCCCACCGAGGTGATCCTCAGCCCGTCGTTCATCGTGGTGCGAAACCTCGGCCTGTACGACACGCTCGCCGGCGTCATCGTGCCGTCGATCATCACCGCGACCGGCATCTTCATGTTCCGGCAGTTCTTCATGACCGTGCCCGACGAGCTGATCGATGCCGCGCGCATGGACGGCGCCCGGGAGCTGACGATCTTCTTCCGCATCATGCTTCCGCTGGCCTCGCCCATCCTCGTCACCCTGGCGATCTTCTCGTTCCAGTGGCGATGGAACGACTACGTCTGGCCGCTCATCGTGCTCAACTCGCCCGAGCTGTTCACGCTGCAGACGGCGCTGCGCTCGCTCGTCGGCGCCGAGAACATCCAGTGGTCGCTGCTGCTTGCGGCATCCGTCATCTCGATCCTCCCGCTGCTGGTCATCTTCCTGATCTTCCAGAAGTACATCGTCAGCGCCGATCTGAACGCGGGGCTGAAGGATTGAGCGTGCCGGCTCGCACGGCGACGGCCGTCGACCTCGACCTCGCCGCGCTCGCCGACCGCGCACGCGTCAGCACGAGCGGTGACGCCTACTCGCCGTACCTTCCGGCGCACCGGCGTGCGATGCGGCGCGCGCTCATCGCCGTCGCTCTCGCGGTGGTCGACGGCGCAGCGGCCGCCGAGCATCGCGAACGGACGGATGCTGCGCTCGACGATCTCACCCTGACGCAGCGCCCGTCGGGTCTGTTCGCCGGAGGGGACAACGGCGAGTCGCCGCCCGACAGCTCGTTCACCGCGAACGACCTGTGTCGCGCGATCCGCCTGATCGACAGGTCGGGAGTCGCGGGTCTCGATGCCCAGCGTGCGCGCCTGGTCGAGATCGGGTCGAGGCTCGCCCCGGCCCTGCTGGTCGGCGGCGTCCACACGCCGAACCACCGTTGGGAGATCGCGTCGGCCCTCGCGGCCCTCGGTGAGGTTCTCGGGCACCCTTCCCTCAGCGAAGGCGCGATCGCCTGGCTCGCCGAGGGGGTCGATATCGACGCCGACGGGATGTACTCGGAGCGCAGCGCGAACTACGCCGTGCACGTGAGCGGACCGTGCTTGATCGAGCTCGCGCGGCTGCTCGGCCGCGACGACCTCGCCGCGGCGGTCGAGCGCAATCTGCGTGCGACGCTTCCGCTCATCGATGATCGCGGCCGGGTCGAGACCGTGCACTCGCGCCGACAGGACCAGTCGGGCGACTTCGACGCCGAGCCGTACCTTCCCCTGCTGCTGTGGGCAGCCCGCCGCACGCAGGACGCGCGCTTCACTGCAGCCGCAGATGACATCGTCCGTCGAGGGCTGACGGATCCGGCATCCCGTCTCGTCGAGATCCTCGACGCGCACGACGACGCCCCGCTGCCGCCTGGTGCGCCGCGGTCGGACCACGAGACGGCCGTCCTTCCCAGTTCGGGCCTGGTGCGCTGGCGCGACGACGCCCTCACCACCACGGTGTTCGCCGGGTCGGACTTCGCCACCACCGGGCGTATCGCGTCCGGGCTCTCGAACTCCTCCACGCTCGTGCGTGCGCGTCGCGGCGACCTCGAGCTGCGCGCACTGCGTATCGCCCCCGAGTTCTTCGGCATCGGAGCCCTGCGCCCCCGGCTCGTCTTCGCCGACGAACACACCGCGGTGCTGCAGGAGTCGCGCTCGGCGGCGTTCTACGGGCCGCTGCCCATCACGCGTCTGCGCGCAGGCGGCGACTACCCGCTCACTCCCGACGGCCGGTTCTTCGCGGCGATGGACTTCGGGGCGCGGCCGAAGCATCCGCATACGCTCCGGAGCGACGTCACGATCTCGCGCGCAGCGTCGGGCTTCACCCTCGATGCCGCGTGGCAGGGCATGGATGTTCCGGTGGCCGTCGAGCTCGTGTTCCCCGCCGGCCACTCGGTGCTCGGAGCGGACTTCGATGCCGCGGTCGACGCGCTGGTTCCCACCGGAGCCTCGTTCGTCGTCCGATCGCCGAGCGGTGCCGAACTCGCAGTGTCGTGGACGGGCGGCGAGCCCGCTGTGACAGGATTCGACGAGGGCGAGTCGTTCACCGCGGTGGGCGGACGAGACCGCGTCGACGGCGTCCGGGTTCTGGTGCCGACGCGCACCACCCGCGACTTCGTTCTGACGGTCTCGCTCTGAGACGCCGCCAGGCCCGAGCGCGGTGAGCGCTCGGCGTCGAGCACCGTTGTACTGAGCCGATGGAGGTGACGCGTGAGCGATCATGTGCTGTGGTACCGCGAGCCGGCGCGGACGTGGACGCAGGCGCTACCTGTCGGCAACGGAGCGCTCGGGGCGATGTGCTTCGGCGAACTCGCTGACGCACTCGTGCAGCTCAACGACGAGACGGCCTGGTCGGGAAGCCCGCAGAGCGAGTCCGCCGAGCCGGTCGTCTCGGCGGAGGATGCCCGAGCGGCGCTGGACGCCGCCCGCGCGCACATGACGCGCGGCGAATACCCCGAGGCGGATGCCGCGGTGCGCCGCCTCCAGCACCGACACACGCAGGCCTACCTGCCGTTCGGCGACCTGCGCGTACAGGTGACCGCGCGGGGCGAGGCGCCCGACACCGCAGGCGGGCCCGCCCAGGCGTATCGCCGCGAGCTCGACCTGACCACCGCGACCCACTCCGCGATCGGGTCGATCGCCGGCATCGCCGTGTCGCACTCGACCTGGGTGAGCGGGCCCCACGGGGTGCTGGTGCACACGTTCGAGTCGGAGGAGCCGGTCGACGTGCAGGTGCTGCTCGACACCCCGCTCCGCGAGACGCGACGCGATGGCGTCGCCCTCGAGCAGACCGTGCACGTGCGGCTGCCGACCGACGTGGTCCCCGGCCACGATGACGCTGACGAACCCATCCGCTACGCCGCCGATGAGGAG is a window of Microbacterium terrae DNA encoding:
- a CDS encoding BadF/BadG/BcrA/BcrD ATPase family protein, giving the protein MRDDASTTAPAPGAPAVGVDVGGTKTHIVTDHGVDVVVASAVWRRGSIFEHDGNLARLAQVVVDAVGGEPGSTVVGAHGIDSIAQQQHATAVLRSHLAGHVEAVNDAVLLGPAIGADDAICVIAGTGSAVVGVGRGGETIAADGHGWLIADDASAPGLTRQLCVAVLREVDRNGTASLADPAARRLLRHFGTDDHVELALRFQAAPSDTLWGGFAPQVFAAADEGSLIAKQVIRRSGAHLAEMVQAVRARGATGTTVVAAGGVITAQPMLADALVASLRERASDLTVRVLDVPPAAGALALARRRTALTAASFSS
- a CDS encoding carbohydrate ABC transporter permease; amino-acid sequence: MTVTVSPPSPRVRRHHPPALRRRGPRRNRHIFAPTVLVGAAAILFVIFFLWPAVLGLSYSFTDYRGVGSPDFIGFANYAELFADPDFYRALGRTFLFVAMSVPVGFVLSLTLAVLLVNPHTKGKPVARLVFFLPWLISPIVAGVTWRWLFGESFGIVNYAISQLGGNPLQWSTNGTLALIVIVLAAAWGGAAFNMLLFMAAIRNVPASYYEAAALDGANGWQRFRHITLPSIAPTSFMVILLSTIGSMKEFALIQALSGGGPGTENRLIVQYIYETGFEFARVGYASAVSMVLMVILIVMAVIQLGIDRRASRDLA
- a CDS encoding MFS transporter; this encodes MRSPRRIQPTTLAVGLAYATNGFSMASWNARLPEIGSSVGTGTEGIAAFLLANALGTLVMVSLAGLLVERRGARWGYGLATIAFAAAYLVLAAATTLGVFAVLLLGGVVHGAAFALTNVPQGVLGAAAEARAGKTIVPRFHAFYSLAGAGGAALGGVAAAAGIPIGVQFLALAVIAAALRVAAQLLITVDAGHRQATASVADSAVPTITAGIRLPRSVWTTPTVLMLGGIVFAATLSESAANNWLAVAVVDGHGAQAAVGAGALSTFLIAQTAGRLLTGPLIDRVGRRVSVVSSTALAVSGVLLVAVAPSVPAALAAAAIWGLGAALAVPVSMSLAAAQPRAAASVAAVASVASLATVIGPPVIGLVAEAVDVRLAFAVIALALLASIPLTVQVFTRRTRAEDSAAPAPESEPPVSKVQAFMTEQPEALARASEAWPDSTVVALRALGARAERVVFIGSGTSSFAARAVEAFAATVLPGAEVRVLTPSEAVFALPASRFDDHTLVVAISQSARSVLVRNAVDLARSRGAMTVFVTGAAEHAPPVDVVLDISAGPEDVGAKTKGYSTTVVTLLRLAAVLAGTTIDGIGELPAATRTALDGGAGAIASFADAVDVADGLHIVGTQTHLATAQEAALKIVEIALVATSAYDVEEFTHGPHRRLSLDSSVVVVATADPMFDRAVSLEAWLRDIGVATLVLTDRPERFASSPAVVALTPLPRTLAPIPAIVPLQRLALALAARRGLSPDAVLYPEVDTLLARKDPS
- a CDS encoding ROK family transcriptional regulator → MREGDTTSARATATNHTVTRLNRTAIVDALEQHGPLTRAEITERTGLASATVHRLCTRLVDEGTIAVEREADGGIGRPTHRYRFLGESRTVVAIDITDDTARGALIDMNGAVSHTHDTPLRGADGALSPTSRLDGVLQAVEDLIATAAERGTPAQGVGIAVPGLVDRSGVVGHSVELGWSSVPLRDRVAERTGGLPVVVENDANAVAVGEWARGAAQGSQHMAAFLLGVGLGAGIVADGRLLRGFRSGAGEIGSLIADRSAFARTYDEAGDLESRVLSLGAARTPGARRDSSISILDEYAEGVPTALDPAAELLDYIAISIAALSVVLDTAEVILSGRLPARADVLVSEIETRLRGRIPNPPRIVIGALGERAAVIGVGQLVIEQVKGGLYLA
- a CDS encoding glucosamine-6-phosphate deaminase translates to MRIFVSPDAAAAGAAAADLVAAVAARRPRLVLGVATGSSPQPLYRALHEHVVRSLDLSGATAFALDEYVGIDPRHPQSYHAVIDRDARQPLGLDPARVHVPHGATADRHTTAAAYDRAIAAAGGVDLQILGIGSNGHIGFNEPGSAYSSRTRVVDLAPQTIADNSRFFDSADDVPTQAVTQGVGTILDAREIVLVAAGAAKADAVAAAVRGPIGPAVPASFLRQHPRVTLFLDEAAAALLPSSHLSIGAVA
- a CDS encoding carbohydrate ABC transporter permease, whose translation is MTLTSVPPTTEAVVASAPAQVDTAPAPGRRRVPWRVRFTRSALPTAAMWILAALFLVPILWLILSSLKPAGELFTFPLSVFPENPTLENYAGAWEKIDFARYVGNTALVATVTTALTVFVSACTGYALAKYQSWVLRALFICFLATTMLPTEVILSPSFIVVRNLGLYDTLAGVIVPSIITATGIFMFRQFFMTVPDELIDAARMDGARELTIFFRIMLPLASPILVTLAIFSFQWRWNDYVWPLIVLNSPELFTLQTALRSLVGAENIQWSLLLAASVISILPLLVIFLIFQKYIVSADLNAGLKD
- a CDS encoding ABC transporter substrate-binding protein, which codes for MRYTRLATAVTAVAALTALAGCSSSSAGDGPATLEFVISGDQNGAYQALADRYFEETGVTVEIVDVPYDDLTTRLRNGAQAGDLPALARTAGLDPLWEDAAMELGDIAEAHDIMDELIVEGPEGQVLTLPSDLTAVGLYINKSLFDEAGVSYPTDESDIWTWDEYLAALTEVVENTDAQYGMVMDGSVHRLRSMLYQFGSNGDYYQEDGEFVMGEGTEEALQTFSDINDDKMMPRSVWLSGDDASALFQSGRIAAYYSGVWQISSFNESITAFDWLPVYMPYETERATNIGTNWIVGFEGTGVEEETQDFIDWMYTAENYAQLSADASFLPVIEGLEVPYEQNAEYLDLYNHEIAAANELSFLQTRSMVEFAYDGVALDSEPLTTEIPAFLNGEQSLDDTITAVESGMDALVNG